Proteins from one Oscillatoria nigro-viridis PCC 7112 genomic window:
- a CDS encoding STAS domain-containing protein translates to MSPVVKIIQPSGILDGTKASQFRQEISDLVEAGADVVLIDFTDVTFMDSSGLGALVLALKTVRAAGSQLVVCSINEQIRILFELTSMDRVFEIFQTRDAFNSKILSTN, encoded by the coding sequence ATGAGTCCTGTAGTTAAAATTATTCAGCCCTCTGGCATTTTAGACGGCACCAAGGCAAGTCAATTCCGCCAAGAGATTAGCGACCTAGTGGAAGCGGGAGCCGATGTGGTATTGATAGACTTCACTGATGTGACATTTATGGATAGTTCTGGTTTGGGCGCTTTAGTCTTGGCACTCAAAACAGTCCGGGCCGCTGGGAGTCAATTAGTTGTCTGTTCTATCAACGAGCAAATCCGCATCTTATTTGAACTCACCAGCATGGATCGAGTTTTCGAGATATTTCAAACCCGCGATGCTTTTAATAGCAAAATTCTCTCAACTAACTAA
- a CDS encoding PP2C family protein-serine/threonine phosphatase has translation MFQILVIDDDTAVQELLRRTLKKQGYEVTVASNGEDGVAQAQKLRPALIICDWIMPRLTGIDVCRRVKADPDLSTTQFFLLTSLGSIADRVKGLDAGADDFISKPIELNELQARVRAGLRLHQLSRDLKIAKQSLEAELAEAAEYVQSLLPDPMTEPISIEAKFIPSRQLGGDCFDYNWLDADYLAIYLLDVAGHGLRAALPSVAVLNLLRSRALPNIDYYKPSDVLRALNTTFQMSYQNDKYFTIWYGVYNRISRQLVYASAGHPPAVLISQSPASTAKIQRLKTPGMPVGMFPDAPYVDNCCDVEDLSTLYIFSDGVYEIHQPDGNIWGLDPFIDLLAAYNGASADQLELVLNYIQKLNAKAVFDDDWSLLKVNFG, from the coding sequence ATGTTTCAAATTCTGGTTATTGACGATGATACGGCTGTTCAAGAACTGCTGAGAAGAACCCTGAAAAAACAGGGTTACGAAGTAACAGTAGCAAGCAATGGCGAAGACGGTGTAGCCCAGGCGCAAAAATTGCGTCCGGCCCTGATAATTTGCGATTGGATCATGCCGCGCTTGACCGGCATAGATGTCTGCCGTCGAGTTAAGGCAGATCCGGATCTGTCAACTACACAATTCTTTTTGTTGACTTCTTTGGGTTCGATCGCCGATCGAGTCAAAGGGCTCGACGCCGGTGCCGACGACTTTATCTCCAAGCCGATCGAACTCAACGAATTACAAGCGAGAGTACGCGCCGGATTGCGGCTGCACCAACTCAGCCGAGATTTGAAAATAGCCAAGCAAAGTCTGGAAGCAGAGTTAGCCGAGGCCGCCGAGTACGTACAATCGCTGCTGCCAGATCCGATGACGGAACCTATCAGCATCGAAGCAAAATTCATTCCCTCCCGGCAGTTGGGGGGAGATTGCTTTGACTACAACTGGCTGGATGCCGATTATTTGGCGATTTACTTGCTCGACGTAGCCGGTCACGGTTTGCGGGCGGCGCTGCCTTCGGTGGCAGTTTTGAATTTGCTGCGATCGCGCGCGCTCCCCAACATAGACTACTACAAACCCAGCGACGTTTTGCGAGCCCTGAACACCACCTTCCAGATGAGCTACCAAAACGACAAGTATTTCACCATCTGGTATGGCGTTTACAACCGCATTTCTCGCCAGCTAGTTTATGCTAGCGCCGGTCATCCACCGGCCGTGTTGATTTCCCAGTCCCCTGCGAGCACCGCTAAAATCCAGCGATTAAAAACCCCCGGAATGCCGGTCGGGATGTTCCCCGACGCCCCCTATGTCGATAATTGCTGCGATGTCGAGGATTTGAGCACTCTCTACATCTTTAGCGACGGGGTATACGAGATCCACCAACCTGACGGCAATATCTGGGGGCTTGACCCTTTCATCGACCTGTTAGCAGCTTACAACGGTGCAAGTGCCGACCAGTTAGAGCTGGTTTTGAACTACATTCAAAAGTTGAACGCTAAAGCAGTTTTTGATGATGATTGGTCTTTACTGAAGGTAAACTTTGGCTAG
- a CDS encoding ATP-binding protein encodes MVSVIELKGSEKLPMLKKADLQVNTGLNGLSWVLSWFAQLYDSRIPTSVWIRCQLALAEGFTNAVRHAHKGKPADLPVDIQVAVLAESLEIKIWDWGDPFDLEKKIQDISEKVDIHSPGGRGLKLIKDIADSISYERTADGRNCLSMVKNYSPCIDDRK; translated from the coding sequence GTGGTGAGCGTGATTGAATTAAAGGGTTCCGAAAAGTTGCCGATGCTAAAAAAAGCGGATCTTCAAGTCAATACAGGTCTGAATGGATTAAGCTGGGTTTTGTCGTGGTTTGCACAATTGTACGACTCGCGAATTCCTACAAGTGTGTGGATACGGTGTCAGTTAGCTTTGGCTGAGGGCTTTACGAATGCGGTGCGTCACGCCCACAAGGGCAAACCAGCGGATTTGCCTGTTGACATTCAGGTGGCGGTGTTAGCTGAATCTTTAGAGATTAAAATTTGGGACTGGGGCGATCCGTTTGATTTAGAGAAAAAAATCCAAGATATTTCGGAAAAAGTCGATATTCATTCTCCGGGCGGGCGGGGTCTAAAATTGATCAAAGACATCGCAGACAGTATTAGTTACGAGAGAACGGCTGATGGACGGAACTGTTTGTCGATGGTCAAAAATTATTCGCCCTGTATCGACGATCGAAAATAA